From a single Salvelinus sp. IW2-2015 linkage group LG22, ASM291031v2, whole genome shotgun sequence genomic region:
- the LOC111982820 gene encoding adapter molecule crk: protein MAGNFDAEDRASWYWGRLSRQEAVSLLQGQRHGVFLVRDSITSPGDYVLSVSENSKVSHYIINSISNNRQSGSGQAPPRFRIGDQEFDALHSLLEFYKIHYLDTTTLIEPINKAKHSPLVSVNAGAGGPPQRQEDEMVRALFDFPGNDDEDLPFRKGDILRVLEKPEEQWWNAKNLEGRAGMIPVPYVEKYRPASPTSGGLGTGGPGGVGSVDGSSVQGPPLLYPSQYAQPTPLPNLQNGPVLARAIQKRVPNAYDKTALALEVGDMVKVTKINVNGQWEGECKGKRGHFPFTHVKLLDHNSPEDDVS, encoded by the exons ATGGCCGGAAATTTTGACGCAGAGGATCGTGCAAGTTGGTACTGGGGAAGATTAAGTAGACAGGAGGCAGTTTCACTTTTACAAGGACAGAGACACGGAGTGTTTTTGGTGAGAGACTCTATTACAAGCCCAGGCGACTACGTCCTGTCCGTTTCAGAGAATTCCAAAGTCTCGCATTACATAATCAACAGCATCAGCAACAACCGGCAGTCTGGCTCAG gCCAGGCGCCTCCACGGTTCCGCATAGGGGACCAGGAGTTTGACGCCCTCCATTCCCTGCTGGAGTTCTACAAGATCCACTACCTGGACACCACCACTCTGATAGAGCCCATCAACAAGGCCAAACACTCTCCCTTGGTCAGCGTCAACGCAGGTGCTGGAGGCCCGCCGCAGCGGCAGGAAGACGAGATGGTCCGTGCCCTCTTCGACTTCCCAGGCAACGACGATGAAGATCTGCCTTTCAGAAAGGGCGACATCCTGCGGGTCCTGGAGAAGCCTGAGGAGCAGTGGTGGAACGCCAAGAATTTAGAGGGGCGTGCCGGGATGATCCCTGTGCCCTACGTGGAGAAGTACCGACCGGCCTCTCCCACCTCGGGGGGCCTTGGGACAGGGGGTCCAGGTGGGGTGGGCTCGGTAGACGGCTCAAGTGTTCAGGGCCCTCCTCTGCTATACCCGAGCCAGTACGCCCAGCCCACACCTCTGCCCAACCTGCAGAACGGACCCGTCTTGGCCAGGGCTATCCAGAAGAGGGTGCCCAATGCCTACGACAAGACCGCCCTTGCCTTAGAG GTGGGTGACATGGTGAAGGTGACAAAGATCAACGTGAACGGCCAGTGGGAGGGCGAGTGCAAGGGCAAACGAGGCCACTTCCCCTTCACCCATGTTAAGCTGCTGGACCATAACAGCCCTGAGGACGACGTGAGCTGA